The following coding sequences are from one Treponema parvum window:
- a CDS encoding helix-turn-helix transcriptional regulator, which yields MSYVKENFKLLSEICYCIAKQFGSNCEVVLHDLTRPYDNTIVAIYNGHVTGRKVGDGVTNAGLELLRGMKIPEDQTNYINTTQDGKILRSTSKYIYSKDNKNIAGSICINFDITDLVKLQNELSFFTHQDSDKSDKNENFEIFSGNVHLILNEMMKKELEKFGKNVAELTKEEKIIFVNDLDKQGAFLVKKSAGMVADFLALSRFTIYNYINKYKGEQKKNERSIDKKRTGR from the coding sequence ATGAGTTATGTAAAAGAGAATTTCAAACTGCTGTCAGAAATTTGCTACTGCATTGCAAAACAATTCGGTTCAAACTGCGAAGTAGTCCTTCACGACCTTACCCGTCCGTATGACAACACGATCGTGGCCATATACAACGGCCATGTGACGGGGCGCAAGGTGGGAGACGGAGTGACGAACGCGGGACTTGAACTTTTACGGGGAATGAAAATTCCTGAAGATCAAACAAATTATATAAATACCACTCAGGACGGAAAAATACTGCGTTCGACAAGCAAATACATTTATTCTAAAGACAATAAAAATATCGCGGGAAGTATCTGCATAAATTTCGATATCACGGATTTGGTTAAGCTGCAAAACGAACTTTCATTTTTTACGCATCAGGACTCCGATAAATCCGATAAAAATGAAAATTTTGAAATATTTTCAGGCAACGTACATCTGATTTTAAATGAAATGATGAAAAAAGAACTGGAAAAATTCGGAAAAAACGTTGCCGAATTGACAAAAGAAGAAAAGATCATTTTCGTCAACGATCTTGATAAGCAAGGAGCATTTCTTGTTAAAAAATCGGCAGGAATGGTTGCGGATTTTTTAGCTTTGTCTCGTTTTACTATATACAATTATATCAATAAGTACAAAGGAG